In one window of Canis lupus baileyi chromosome 12, mCanLup2.hap1, whole genome shotgun sequence DNA:
- the NLRC4 gene encoding LOW QUALITY PROTEIN: NLR family CARD domain-containing protein 4 (The sequence of the model RefSeq protein was modified relative to this genomic sequence to represent the inferred CDS: inserted 4 bases in 3 codons; deleted 1 base in 1 codon; substituted 3 bases at 3 genomic stop codons), producing MAFKKKKKKKKMAFISDITSXYSILLLYEGGSSTEATRTVLKHPAAVYPHSSFLGLSNTKKPLWRXESMQNVKNTPVQETLKAININSFTECGINLFHGSISESHLSKEFENFLCAKSLYINSENIPDYLFDLFEHLTNCASALDLIXLDFXGEARASRDKTTEDMSRTQEETSETHIPSRAVSLFFSWRQEFKTLEVALQDFRKXMKYLGKIFSPATSLRLCITRQGGVARRXSVLSTCENLHSLVEASPLTIEDEQIYITLVTNLTTLSFQDLQTPRLQGIRDISSLSYNQAQGHHGNMRYHTVLL from the exons atggctttcaaaaaaaaaaaaaaaaaaaagaaaatggctttcATTTCAGACATTACAT AGTATAGTATCCTGCTCTTATATGAGGGTGGATCATCTACTGAAGCCACCAGGACTGTTTTGAAACACCCTGCAGCAGTGTATCCACATAGTAGCTTCCTGGGGCTCTCCAACACGAAGAAGCCTCTCTGGAGGTAAGAATCTATGCAAAATGTGAAAAACACTCCTGTGCAAGAAACTCTGAAAGCCATCAACATCAATTCCTTTACAGAATGTGGCATTAATTTATTCCATGGGAGTATATCTGAATCACATCTgagcaaagaatttgaaaatttcctttgtgCTAAAAGCTTATATATCAACTCAGAGAACATTCCTGATTACTTATTTGACTTGTTTGAACACTTAACTAATTGTGCAAGTGCTCTGGACTTGATTTAACTTGACTTCTGAGGAGAAGCTAGGGCCTCACGGGACAAGACTACAGAAGACATGAGCAGGACTCAGGAAGAGACCTCAGAAACCCACATTCCCAGCAGGGCTGTGTCTTTGTTCTTCAGCTGGAGGCAGGAATTCAAGACTCTGGAGGTCGCACTCCAGGACTTCAGGA AGATGAAATATCTGGGAAAGATATTCAGCCCTGCTACAAGCCTCAGATTGTGCATTACAAGACAGGGTGGTGTGGCCAGAAG TTCGGTTCTCAGCACCTGTGAGAACCTTCATTCTCTTGTGGAAGCCAGTCCCCTCACCATAGAAGATGAGCAG ATATATATCACACTGGTGACAAACCTAACCACCCTGAGTTTTCAAGACCTACAGACTCCACGACTGCAGGGGATTAGAGACATCAGCAGTTTAAGCTATAATCAAGCCCAGGGGCACCATGGAAATATGAGGTATCATACAGTTTTgctttag